In Escherichia ruysiae, a genomic segment contains:
- the proP gene encoding glycine betaine/L-proline transporter ProP: protein MLKRKKVKPITLRDVTIIDDGKLRKAITAASLGNAMEWFDFGVYGFVAYALGKVFFPGADPSVQMVAALATFSVPFLIRPLGGLFFGMLGDKYGRQKILAITIVIMSISTFCIGLIPSYASIGIWAPILLLICKMAQGFSVGGEYTGASIFVAEYSPDRKRGFMGSWLDFGSIAGFVLGAGVVVLISTIVGEENFLDWGWRIPFFIALPLGIIGLYLRHALEETPAFQQHVEKLEQGDREGLQDGPKVSFKEIATKHWRSLLTCIGLVIATNVTYYMLLTYMPSYLSHNLHYSEDHGVLIIIAIMIGMLFVQPVMGLLSDRFGRRPFVILGSVALFALAIPAFILINSNIIGLIFAGLLMLAVILNCFTGVMASTLPAMFPTHIRYSALAAAFNISVLVAGLTPTLAAWLVESSHNLMMPAYYLMVVAVIGLITGVTMKETANRPLKGATPAASDLQEAKEILVEHYDNIEQKIEDIDQEIADLQAKRTRLVQQHPRIDE from the coding sequence ATGCTGAAAAGGAAAAAAGTAAAACCGATAACCCTTCGTGATGTCACCATTATTGATGACGGTAAACTGCGAAAAGCCATTACTGCAGCATCGCTGGGTAATGCAATGGAATGGTTCGATTTTGGTGTTTATGGTTTTGTTGCTTACGCATTAGGTAAAGTATTTTTCCCGGGGGCTGACCCCAGCGTGCAGATGGTTGCTGCACTTGCCACCTTCTCCGTTCCCTTTCTGATTCGACCGCTTGGCGGACTCTTCTTCGGTATGTTGGGCGATAAATATGGTCGCCAGAAGATCCTCGCTATCACTATTGTGATTATGTCGATCAGTACGTTCTGTATCGGTTTAATACCGTCCTACGCCTCTATTGGTATTTGGGCGCCGATTTTGCTGTTGATCTGTAAGATGGCACAAGGTTTCTCGGTCGGCGGTGAATATACCGGAGCGTCGATATTTGTTGCGGAATACTCACCTGACCGTAAACGTGGCTTTATGGGCAGCTGGCTGGACTTCGGTTCTATTGCCGGGTTTGTGCTGGGTGCGGGCGTGGTGGTGTTGATTTCGACCATCGTCGGTGAAGAGAACTTCCTTGACTGGGGCTGGCGTATTCCGTTCTTTATCGCGCTGCCGCTGGGAATTATTGGGCTTTATCTTCGTCATGCTTTAGAAGAGACGCCAGCGTTCCAGCAACATGTTGAGAAACTGGAACAGGGTGACCGCGAAGGTTTGCAGGATGGCCCGAAAGTCTCGTTTAAAGAGATTGCCACCAAACACTGGCGCAGTCTGTTGACATGTATTGGTCTGGTGATCGCCACCAACGTGACTTACTACATGTTGCTGACTTATATGCCGAGTTATTTGTCGCATAACCTGCATTACTCCGAAGACCACGGGGTGCTGATTATTATCGCGATTATGATCGGTATGCTGTTTGTTCAGCCGGTGATGGGCTTGCTGAGTGACCGTTTTGGCCGTCGTCCGTTTGTGATCCTCGGCAGTGTTGCGTTGTTTGCGCTGGCGATCCCGGCGTTTATCCTGATTAACAGCAATATTATCGGCCTGATTTTCGCCGGGTTGCTGATGCTGGCGGTGATCCTTAACTGCTTTACGGGTGTTATGGCCTCTACCTTGCCAGCGATGTTCCCGACACATATCCGTTACAGTGCGCTGGCGGCGGCATTTAATATTTCGGTGTTGGTTGCCGGTCTGACGCCAACGCTGGCGGCCTGGCTGGTGGAAAGCTCGCATAATCTGATGATGCCTGCCTATTACCTGATGGTAGTGGCGGTGATTGGTTTAATCACCGGCGTGACCATGAAAGAGACGGCGAATCGTCCACTGAAAGGTGCGACGCCTGCGGCGTCAGATTTGCAGGAAGCGAAGGAAATTCTCGTCGAGCATTACGATAATATTGAGCAGAAAATCGAGGATATTGACCAGGAAATTGCCGATTTGCAGGCGAAACGTACCCGCCTGGTGCAGCAACATCCGCGAATTGATGAGTAA
- the pmrB gene encoding two-component system sensor histidine kinase PmrB, whose protein sequence is MNLMRFLRRPMSLRQRLILTIGAILLVFELISVFWLWHESTEQIQLFEQALRDNRNNDRHIMREIREAVASLIVPGVFMVSLTLFICYQAVLRITRPLAELQKELEARTADNLTPIAIHSATLEIEAVVSALNDLVSRLTSTLDNERLFTADVAHELRTPLAGVRLHLELLAKTHHIDVAPLVARLDQMMESVSQLLQLARAGQSFSSGNYQHVKLLEDVILPSYDELSTMLDQRQQTLLLPESAADITVQGDATLLRMLLRNLVENAHRYSPAGSNIMIQLQEDGGAVMAVEDEGPGIDESKCGELSKAFVRMDSRYGGIGLGLSIVSRITQLHHGQFFLQNREEASGTRAWVRLKKDQYVANQI, encoded by the coding sequence TTGAATCTGATGCGTTTTCTGCGCCGACCAATGTCGCTGCGTCAACGGCTGATATTGACCATCGGCGCTATTCTGCTGGTTTTTGAGCTGATTAGCGTCTTCTGGCTATGGCATGAAAGTACCGAGCAAATTCAGCTCTTTGAGCAGGCGCTACGTGACAATCGCAACAACGATCGCCACATCATGCGTGAGATCCGCGAAGCGGTCGCCAGCCTGATTGTCCCCGGCGTCTTTATGGTCAGCCTGACGCTATTTATCTGCTATCAGGCGGTGCTTCGCATCACCCGCCCGCTGGCGGAGCTGCAAAAAGAGCTGGAAGCGCGCACCGCTGACAACTTAACGCCCATAGCCATTCACAGTGCCACCCTCGAAATCGAAGCGGTGGTTTCGGCGTTGAACGATCTGGTCAGTCGCCTGACCAGCACGCTGGATAACGAAAGGTTGTTTACCGCTGACGTCGCGCACGAACTGCGAACGCCACTGGCGGGGGTGCGTTTGCATCTGGAACTGCTGGCGAAAACGCATCACATTGATGTAGCGCCGTTAGTCGCACGGCTTGATCAGATGATGGAGAGCGTCTCCCAGTTGTTGCAACTGGCGCGCGCCGGACAGTCATTTTCTTCCGGTAATTATCAGCATGTAAAACTGCTGGAAGATGTGATCCTGCCCTCCTATGACGAACTCAGCACCATGCTCGACCAGCGTCAACAAACTTTGCTGTTACCAGAGAGCGCCGCTGACATCACTGTTCAGGGCGACGCGACCCTGCTGCGGATGTTATTGCGTAACCTGGTAGAAAACGCCCATCGCTATAGTCCAGCAGGCAGCAACATTATGATTCAGCTGCAAGAAGATGGCGGTGCGGTAATGGCGGTTGAAGATGAAGGGCCTGGCATTGATGAGAGTAAATGCGGAGAGTTGAGCAAAGCGTTTGTACGAATGGACAGCCGTTATGGCGGGATTGGTCTGGGATTAAGTATTGTCAGCCGCATCACACAGTTGCATCACGGGCAGTTTTTCCTGCAAAACCGGGAAGAGGCTTCCGGTACGCGCGCCTGGGTACGGCTGAAGAAAGATCAATACGTGGCAAACCAGATATAG
- the crfC gene encoding clamp-binding protein CrfC: MYTQTIYELSQEAERLLQLSRQQLQLLEKMPLSVPGEDAPPLALPWSQPNIAERHAMLNNELRKISRLEMVLAIIGTMKAGKSTTINAIVGTEVLPNRNRPMTALPTLIRHTPGQKEPVLHFSHVAPIDSLIQQLQQRLRDCDIEHLTELLEIDKDMRALMQRIENGVAFEKYYLGAQPIFHCLKSLNDLVRLAKALDVDFPFSAYAAIEHIPVIEVEFVHLAGLESYPGQLTLLDTPGPNEAGQPHLQKMLNEQLAHASAVLAVLDYTQLKSISDEEVREAVLAVGKSVPLYVLVNKFDQQDRNSDDAEQVRALISGTLMKGCVTPGQIFPVSSMWGYLANRARHELANNGKLPAPEQQRWVEDFAHAALGRRWCNADLADIDHIRHAADQLWEDSLFAQPVQALLHAAYANASLYALRSASHKLLNYAQQAREYLDFRAHGLNVVCEQLRQNILQVEENMQLLQLNQVQVSGEIKHEIEVALASANDFLRQQQDEVNTQLAVLFQHDSWPLSEIRTRCETLLQAAQTKISRDFTLRFAELESTLCRVLSDVIHPIEQRVKTELNESGFRPGFHFPAFHGAVPHFNTRQLFSDAISHQEAMDEQSSRFGIVRETFSRWLNQPDWGRGGEKSPPEAVDYSALQRTLTEEVDLYCQQMAKALAVQVDDSVTAGMNTFFADFALCLTELQARLRDSLALRQQNESVVRMMQQQLQQTVMIHGWIYTDSQLLRDDIQTLFMAEQY, translated from the coding sequence ATGTACACACAGACAATATATGAGTTAAGTCAGGAGGCTGAACGTCTGTTACAGCTTTCCAGACAACAGTTGCAGTTACTGGAAAAAATGCCGCTCTCTGTGCCCGGAGAAGATGCACCACCACTGGCTTTACCCTGGAGTCAGCCTAATATCGCCGAGCGTCACGCAATGCTGAATAATGAGCTGCGAAAAATTTCCCGTCTGGAAATGGTGCTGGCGATTATTGGCACCATGAAAGCAGGGAAATCAACCACCATTAACGCTATTGTTGGCACTGAAGTTCTGCCTAATCGCAATCGCCCTATGACTGCGCTGCCGACGCTTATTCGCCATACGCCGGGGCAAAAAGAACCGGTGCTGCATTTTTCACATGTCGCACCAATCGACAGTTTAATCCAACAATTACAACAACGCCTGCGCGATTGCGATATTGAGCATCTGACCGAACTGCTGGAAATAGATAAAGATATGCGTGCGCTTATGCAGCGGATCGAAAATGGCGTTGCTTTTGAAAAATATTATCTTGGTGCCCAGCCAATTTTTCATTGCCTGAAAAGTTTGAATGATTTGGTGCGTCTGGCGAAGGCGCTGGACGTCGATTTTCCTTTTTCTGCTTACGCCGCCATTGAGCATATTCCAGTAATTGAAGTGGAGTTTGTCCATCTGGCAGGGCTGGAGAGTTATCCCGGGCAGTTGACGCTGCTGGATACCCCCGGACCGAATGAAGCCGGACAACCGCATCTGCAAAAAATGCTTAACGAGCAACTGGCGCACGCCTCCGCAGTGCTGGCGGTGCTGGACTATACGCAACTGAAGTCAATCTCCGATGAAGAAGTGCGTGAGGCGGTTTTAGCGGTGGGGAAATCAGTACCGCTGTATGTGCTCGTCAATAAGTTCGATCAGCAGGATCGTAACAGTGACGATGCTGAACAGGTGCGGGCGCTGATTTCCGGGACGTTGATGAAAGGTTGTGTTACGCCAGGGCAGATATTTCCGGTATCGTCGATGTGGGGCTATCTGGCAAATCGGGCACGTCATGAGTTAGCTAACAATGGTAAGTTGCCAGCACCGGAGCAACAACGCTGGGTGGAGGATTTTGCCCATGCCGCGCTTGGCAGGCGCTGGTGCAATGCCGATCTGGCAGATATCGACCATATTCGCCATGCTGCCGATCAACTGTGGGAAGATTCGCTGTTCGCCCAACCGGTTCAGGCATTACTCCATGCCGCCTACGCCAACGCGTCGTTATATGCACTGCGATCTGCCTCGCATAAGTTGTTGAATTATGCCCAACAAGCGCGGGAATACCTTGATTTTCGCGCACACGGGCTGAACGTCGTTTGCGAGCAATTGCGGCAAAATATCCTCCAGGTTGAAGAAAATATGCAGCTATTGCAGCTTAATCAGGTGCAGGTGAGTGGCGAGATTAAACATGAAATCGAGGTGGCTCTGGCATCAGCCAACGACTTTCTGCGTCAGCAGCAAGACGAGGTGAATACCCAGTTAGCAGTGCTGTTTCAACATGATTCGTGGCCGTTAAGCGAGATTCGTACCCGCTGCGAGACGCTGTTACAGGCGGCACAGACCAAAATCAGCCGTGACTTTACGCTGCGTTTTGCTGAACTGGAATCAACCCTTTGCCGGGTGTTAAGCGATGTTATTCACCCCATCGAGCAACGGGTAAAAACAGAATTGAATGAGTCCGGGTTTCGCCCCGGCTTTCATTTTCCTGCTTTTCACGGCGCAGTCCCACACTTCAATACTCGCCAGCTGTTCAGTGATGCAATATCCCACCAGGAAGCAATGGATGAGCAGAGCAGCCGTTTTGGCATTGTGCGTGAGACGTTCTCGCGCTGGCTGAATCAGCCTGACTGGGGACGGGGTGGTGAGAAATCACCGCCAGAGGCCGTTGATTACAGTGCGCTACAACGAACGTTAACCGAAGAAGTAGACCTTTATTGCCAACAAATGGCTAAAGCTTTGGCGGTTCAGGTCGATGATTCTGTCACGGCAGGCATGAACACTTTTTTCGCTGATTTCGCGTTATGTTTGACGGAATTACAGGCGCGTTTACGCGATAGTCTGGCTCTGCGTCAACAAAATGAATCCGTGGTCAGGATGATGCAGCAGCAATTGCAACAGACCGTGATGATTCATGGCTGGATTTATACGGACTCTCAGTTGTTACGCGATGATATTCAAACTCTTTTCATGGCAGAACAGTATTGA
- the pmrR gene encoding LpxT activity modulator PmrR → MKNRVYESLTTVFSVLVVSSFLYIWFATY, encoded by the coding sequence ATGAAAAACCGTGTTTATGAAAGTTTAACGACTGTGTTTAGCGTGCTGGTAGTCAGCAGCTTTCTCTATATCTGGTTTGCCACGTATTGA
- a CDS encoding diguanylate cyclase regulator RdcB family protein: MTKTLLDGSGRVLESVYPRFLVDLAQGDDARYPQTHQQQLRERLMQEILARAQLQTWANAGMLNAPLSLRLTLVEKLAAMLDPGHLALTQIAQHLALLQKMDHRSYSAFPELPQQIAALYEWFSARCRWKEKALMQRGLLVQAGEQSEQIFTRWRAGAYNAWSLPGRCFIALEELRWGAFGDACRLGNPQAAASLLDDLRVKATQYLADSINAAPTTRHYYHQWFSPPGAPTGGDHADFLSWLGKWSDADKQPVCWSVTQRWQTVALGMPRLCSAQRLAGAMVEEIFSVN, from the coding sequence TTGACAAAGACGTTACTGGACGGCTCTGGTCGCGTACTGGAGTCAGTTTATCCCCGCTTTTTGGTGGATCTGGCGCAGGGCGATGATGCCCGCTATCCACAAACCCATCAGCAGCAGCTTCGTGAACGACTGATGCAGGAGATCCTTGCTCGCGCACAGCTTCAGACGTGGGCGAATGCCGGAATGTTAAATGCGCCACTTAGCCTGCGCCTGACATTGGTGGAAAAACTGGCGGCGATGCTTGATCCCGGTCATCTGGCGCTGACGCAGATCGCGCAACATTTGGCACTATTGCAAAAAATGGATCACCGTTCGTACTCTGCTTTCCCGGAACTTCCCCAGCAAATCGCCGCGTTGTATGAGTGGTTTTCTGCCCGCTGTCGCTGGAAGGAAAAAGCGTTAATGCAACGAGGGTTACTGGTTCAGGCAGGTGAGCAGAGTGAGCAAATTTTTACCCGCTGGCGTGCTGGTGCGTATAACGCCTGGTCGCTACCGGGACGTTGTTTTATTGCTCTGGAGGAGCTGCGCTGGGGAGCGTTTGGTGATGCCTGTCGTCTGGGTAATCCACAAGCAGCGGCGTCGTTGCTTGACGATTTGCGCGTGAAAGCGACGCAATATCTGGCAGATAGTATCAATGCGGCACCGACCACTCGCCATTATTACCATCAGTGGTTTTCCCCTCCTGGAGCCCCGACAGGCGGGGATCATGCAGACTTTTTAAGTTGGCTTGGCAAGTGGTCGGATGCCGATAAGCAGCCTGTTTGCTGGTCAGTAACCCAACGCTGGCAAACCGTCGCGTTGGGGATGCCACGGCTCTGTTCAGCACAGCGTCTGGCGGGGGCAATGGTCGAAGAAATCTTCTCTGTAAATTGA